The Topomyia yanbarensis strain Yona2022 chromosome 3, ASM3024719v1, whole genome shotgun sequence nucleotide sequence ggttgcggtgcggacaatccatttaccaccCACATCCAcgccgcgacgaaccctagctagagcccatcagactaccaactatcaattttcttatgaagctgataaaatcgggtcaaaagctaataaaatagggggtagataaaattgggggctgataaaatcgggtctccactgtattgAAATGTTTCTCATTTCAAAAATCTTGAATTAAACGCAGTATACTGGAATTAGTCAATAATTATGTGATGCTTTATCACTTTAATTGATTGTAACTCTACATATGTTTACACCTGCTGACACATTTTTCTTTGATAACTCGGCTTGGCTTGCAGTTTAAGGATTGTGCTTTAATAGTTACAAATATTCAATTTcactgaatgaaaattgatcatattcagccgcattcattttcaatattcagtgacgcagcttaAAAACGAACAAATctcccattcatccatgcacattttcattcgtctccgattattacacgaagcgaccgtgcagcaacgaatcaaacgcatcaaagtaggccctggcataATGTTAGCTATGataattgttgttttatatGGTTTGCTGACATTTGAGAACATTTGCCTAGATAAtcagtgaaatgaatattattgtacgatattcaactgaatgactaacatgaatttttgaatgaatattttttctattcaccacgagtcgcatcaggttcactttcagccgtcaaaaaagagcttcgattattttaacTCTGGGTGCTATCTTTGTTCCTGAGAAGcagttcaataaaaaaaatctgaactgGTAATTGTAAAATACTTGCATTTGAGCGAAGCAAAAAGTTGAAACTTTATATAGATAATACGTATAATGAAATGAGCTTTTGCTGGAATCTGGATGGCTTAGGATGAAATACGAAAAAACCTGAAAAAACTGGCAACTGACAATAGATTGCAATAAGCTAGATAACCGCAATGAAATCTACGACGACAGAAAACACATACAAAATATTTGCAACTTTTATTTTGCCTTGTATGCTCCTTtgcaataaataaaactaaCAGGAAAATATGCTTCCAGAAAGTAATCTACTGCTTCTTATGTTTCATTTATCACTCGAAAATATAGGATGAGGACGAGATGAAGAGAGTGTGTGAGAAAGAGCACGTGTTGCTAGGGGAGGGGAATACATGTGTACCAGGGTTGTTGTTGCCAATATTTCAGTACTATGGTAGGAAGAATATTGCGGCACTGTATGAGGAAGTAATTGCGATGCACACCAACCACAATTCACACAACATTCATCAACATATGGTCGTCCGTGTACTCAGCGGTTTCTATTCATAACGGGAATGTTACAACTTGTCCTTTGTTTCACTCGATTTGTTTAGAATCACTCCGTAGCGTTCAAACTGTTCTAAGACAACCAAAACGTTTCTCTGATCACTGTCTGGTTGCAAGTGGAACAATAAAGCACACGAGCGACCATATCAGCGTGACTACTCAGTATGCCAGTGGCGGCTGAGATGTGGAAAGCATTTTTTTCTCTTGTAACGTCCAGATTGTACAAAAATATGTCCGTTCCGGTGGTCGTGCCGATTGGCAAACAATAGCAGGAAGAATCTTGAGTTGGAGTACCATAATCATTACAAATCAAATCATGGAGGATTCTTTTCTACATGGTCAGGCAAGAACAAACTCGCCCGTTAACTTTCTCAAATTTATATTCGAGCTTGTTACAGTCTTCAGTTATTATACGGGTAACAGTTACTATGGCTTGGGCCCGTGCCACATCCGCTGTCACACGCTGCTGCTCCGGCTCGGTGGCCAACACTAACACCACTGAATATTCCAACTACACCACCAATGAGTGCCCCTACGATCGCCCCCGCCCCGGTGAAGACGCTACCAATGCCAGCTCCTACAAAAGCTCCCATCAATGCACCACCACCGATGACCCCTCCCACCGACACCATTACGCACTGGGTGGGCTTATCCTGACCGGTTAGCCATTCCCACAGTGATGCACCTGCAAAGATGCAATTAGCTGAATGGCTAGTATATCTAGAACTGCACCACTTACTCGTCTCTTCGTCGGCTGTATCACGTTTGGACCTGACATTAACGCCTTTCAATGTATTTCGCCCGTTTTGCAGTGTCGCCACATCGCCCTGATCTTCACTCAGATTAGTGTTCTGGTTTCCTGATTCGGAACACAGTCCTGCAAACGCCAGCACTAAAACTATAATGAACTTCCAAAAGACGCGCATGTTCTGCTCCGGCGCTGGACCGGTCCGATCTTCAACTGAGATAAATTGAATGCAATTGGTACGTGAAAAAACCCCTCCGTCCAATGCGCCTACAGTGTGCAAATCATATAAAAAACTTCGGACTGAGCGGAAATGTTCCATACGAGAATATATGACATGTATACTATCATAACAGTTGGCACTCGACAAATGTTTCAATATGTGATCTGGTCTGTCGGAGTAAGTGGATTAGCAGATTACA carries:
- the LOC131692897 gene encoding uncharacterized protein LOC131692897 codes for the protein MRVFWKFIIVLVLAFAGLCSESGNQNTNLSEDQGDVATLQNGRNTLKGVNVRSKRDTADEETSASLWEWLTGQDKPTQCVMVSVGGVIGGGALMGAFVGAGIGSVFTGAGAIVGALIGGVVGIFSGVSVGHRAGAAACDSGCGTGPSHSNCYPYNN